Proteins encoded within one genomic window of Glycine soja cultivar W05 chromosome 1, ASM419377v2, whole genome shotgun sequence:
- the LOC114421493 gene encoding CDPK-related kinase 5-like isoform X1 — translation MGLCTSKPTLSSPQSATHSPVAPSQNDAVTLTHSAEPHSNGENQNPKEPENSGKRSPFFPFYSPSPGRYVFPVSPRRFFKRPFPPPSPAKHIKAALARRHGSVKPNEAAIPEAEAVAGLDKNFGFSKHFGNKYELGGEVGRGHFGYTCVAKVKKGELKGQQVAVKVIPKAKMTTAIAIEDVRREVKILRALTGHKNLVQFYDAYEDHDNVYIVMELCEGGELLDRILSSDWKRQNYVNNYKISLCSFRGGKYTEEDAKAVLRQILNVVAFCHLQGVVHRDLKPENFLFASKEDTSKLKAIDFGLSDFVKLDERLNDIVGSAYYVAPEVLHRAYSTEADVWSIGVIAYILLCGSRPFWARTESGIFRAVLKADPIFDEPPWPSLSDEATNFVKRLLNKDPRKRMSAAQALSHPWIRNKDVKVPLDILIFKLMKAYMRSSSLRKAALRALSKMLTVDELFYLREQFALLEPSKNGTISLENIKAVLMVNATDAMKESRIPDFLASLNALQYRRMDFDEFCAAALSVHQLETLDQWEQNARCAYDLFEKDGNKAIVIDELASELGLGPSVPVHAVLHDWIRHTDGKLSFLGFVKLLHGPSRSLAKGQ, via the exons ATGGGTCTCTGCACTTCCAAACCCACTCTTTCCTCTCCTCAATCCGCCACACACTCCCCCGTGGCACCTTCTCAAAACGACGCCGTCACACTCACTCACAGTGCCGAACCTCACTCCAATGGCGAAAACCAAAACCCAAAGGAGCCTGAGAACAGCGGTAAGAGATCTCCGTTTTTCCCGTTCTACAGTCCGAGTCCGGGCCGCTACGTGTTCCCGGTCTCGCCGCGGCGCTTCTTCAAGCGCCCGTTTCCGCCGCCGTCGCCGGCCAAGCACATAAAGGCGGCGCTAGCGCGGCGGCACGGGTCGGTGAAGCCCAACGAGGCTGCCATACCGGAGGCCGAGGCGGTCGCCGGGCTCGACAAGAACTTCGGATTCTCCAAGCATTTCGGAAACAAATATGAACTTGGAGGTGAGGTTGGGAGAGGGCACTTTGGATACACTTGTGTTGCGAAGGTGAAGAAAGGGGAGCTGAAGGGACAACAAGTGGCCGTTAAAGTCATTCCAAAAGCCAAG ATGACCACTGCAATTGCCATCGAGGATGTGAGAAGGGAAGTAAAAATATTGAGAGCTTTGACTGGACACAAGAATCTAGTACAATTCTATGATGCATATGAAGACCATGATAATGTCTATATAGTAATGGA GTTGTGTGAAGGAGGAGAGTTGTTAGACAGAATATTATCaag TGACTGGAAGAGGCAAAATTATGTCAACAACTATAAGATATCTCTTTGCTCTTTCAGAGGTGGGAAATACACAGAGGAAGATGCAAAAGCTGTCCTGAGACAAATACTGAATGTTGTTGCTTTTTGCCATTTACAGGGTGTTGTGCATCGTGATCTTAAACCTGAG AACTTCTTGTTTGCATCCAAGGAGGATACCTCAAAGCTGAAGGCCATAGACTTTGGGTTGTCAGATTTTGTTAAACTAG ATGAAAGACTTAATGATATTGTTGGCAGTGCATACTATGTGGCTCCCGAAGTTCTACATAGAGCTTACAGTACAGAGGCTGATGTCTGGAGCATTGGAGTGAttgcatatattttattatgtggTAGCCGTCCCTTTTGGGCCCGGACCGAATCTGGTATCTTTCGTGCGGTATTGAAAGCTGATCCAATTTTTGATGAACCTCCTTGGCCTTCTCTGTCAGATGAGGCAACCAATTTTGTTAAGCGATTACTAAATAAAGATCCACGGAAAAGAATGTCCGCAGCACAGGCATTAA GTCATCCATGGATTAGAAACAAGGATGTAAAAGTACCTCTGGATATTCTAATATTCAAGCTCATGAAGGCATATATGCGTTCCTCATCTCTACGAAAAGCAGCTTTAAGG GCTCTGTCTAAGATGTTAACTGTTGATGAGCTATTTTATTTGAGGGAGCAGTTTGCACTTTTAGAGCCAAGCAAAAATGGCACTATTAGCTTGGAAAATATCAAAGCG GTCTTGATGGTAAATGCAACAGATGCTATGAAGGAGTCACGCATACCTGACTTTTTGGCATCA CTTAATGCATTACAATATAGAAGGATGGATTTTGACGAGTTCTGTGCAGCTGCCCTTAGTGTTCATCAACTTGAAACACTTGACCAGTGGGAGCAAAATGCACGTTGTGCCTATGACCTTTTTGAAAAGGATGGAAACAAGGCCATAGTCATAGACGAACTAGCTTCG GAGCTTGGGCTTGGTCCATCTGTCCCTGTTCACGCTGTTCTCCATGATTGGATTCGGCACACTGATGGAAAATTAAGTTTCCTTGGATTTGTCAAACTGTTGCATGGCCCATCTAGAAGTCTTGCAAAAGGTCAATAG
- the LOC114421493 gene encoding CDPK-related kinase 5-like isoform X3 codes for MGLCTSKPTLSSPQSATHSPVAPSQNDAVTLTHSAEPHSNGENQNPKEPENSGKRSPFFPFYSPSPGRYVFPVSPRRFFKRPFPPPSPAKHIKAALARRHGSVKPNEAAIPEAEAVAGLDKNFGFSKHFGNKYELGGEVGRGHFGYTCVAKVKKGELKGQQVAVKVIPKAKMTTAIAIEDVRREVKILRALTGHKNLVQFYDAYEDHDNVYIVMEGGKYTEEDAKAVLRQILNVVAFCHLQGVVHRDLKPENFLFASKEDTSKLKAIDFGLSDFVKLDERLNDIVGSAYYVAPEVLHRAYSTEADVWSIGVIAYILLCGSRPFWARTESGIFRAVLKADPIFDEPPWPSLSDEATNFVKRLLNKDPRKRMSAAQALSHPWIRNKDVKVPLDILIFKLMKAYMRSSSLRKAALRALSKMLTVDELFYLREQFALLEPSKNGTISLENIKAVLMVNATDAMKESRIPDFLASLNALQYRRMDFDEFCAAALSVHQLETLDQWEQNARCAYDLFEKDGNKAIVIDELASELGLGPSVPVHAVLHDWIRHTDGKLSFLGFVKLLHGPSRSLAKGQ; via the exons ATGGGTCTCTGCACTTCCAAACCCACTCTTTCCTCTCCTCAATCCGCCACACACTCCCCCGTGGCACCTTCTCAAAACGACGCCGTCACACTCACTCACAGTGCCGAACCTCACTCCAATGGCGAAAACCAAAACCCAAAGGAGCCTGAGAACAGCGGTAAGAGATCTCCGTTTTTCCCGTTCTACAGTCCGAGTCCGGGCCGCTACGTGTTCCCGGTCTCGCCGCGGCGCTTCTTCAAGCGCCCGTTTCCGCCGCCGTCGCCGGCCAAGCACATAAAGGCGGCGCTAGCGCGGCGGCACGGGTCGGTGAAGCCCAACGAGGCTGCCATACCGGAGGCCGAGGCGGTCGCCGGGCTCGACAAGAACTTCGGATTCTCCAAGCATTTCGGAAACAAATATGAACTTGGAGGTGAGGTTGGGAGAGGGCACTTTGGATACACTTGTGTTGCGAAGGTGAAGAAAGGGGAGCTGAAGGGACAACAAGTGGCCGTTAAAGTCATTCCAAAAGCCAAG ATGACCACTGCAATTGCCATCGAGGATGTGAGAAGGGAAGTAAAAATATTGAGAGCTTTGACTGGACACAAGAATCTAGTACAATTCTATGATGCATATGAAGACCATGATAATGTCTATATAGTAATGGA AGGTGGGAAATACACAGAGGAAGATGCAAAAGCTGTCCTGAGACAAATACTGAATGTTGTTGCTTTTTGCCATTTACAGGGTGTTGTGCATCGTGATCTTAAACCTGAG AACTTCTTGTTTGCATCCAAGGAGGATACCTCAAAGCTGAAGGCCATAGACTTTGGGTTGTCAGATTTTGTTAAACTAG ATGAAAGACTTAATGATATTGTTGGCAGTGCATACTATGTGGCTCCCGAAGTTCTACATAGAGCTTACAGTACAGAGGCTGATGTCTGGAGCATTGGAGTGAttgcatatattttattatgtggTAGCCGTCCCTTTTGGGCCCGGACCGAATCTGGTATCTTTCGTGCGGTATTGAAAGCTGATCCAATTTTTGATGAACCTCCTTGGCCTTCTCTGTCAGATGAGGCAACCAATTTTGTTAAGCGATTACTAAATAAAGATCCACGGAAAAGAATGTCCGCAGCACAGGCATTAA GTCATCCATGGATTAGAAACAAGGATGTAAAAGTACCTCTGGATATTCTAATATTCAAGCTCATGAAGGCATATATGCGTTCCTCATCTCTACGAAAAGCAGCTTTAAGG GCTCTGTCTAAGATGTTAACTGTTGATGAGCTATTTTATTTGAGGGAGCAGTTTGCACTTTTAGAGCCAAGCAAAAATGGCACTATTAGCTTGGAAAATATCAAAGCG GTCTTGATGGTAAATGCAACAGATGCTATGAAGGAGTCACGCATACCTGACTTTTTGGCATCA CTTAATGCATTACAATATAGAAGGATGGATTTTGACGAGTTCTGTGCAGCTGCCCTTAGTGTTCATCAACTTGAAACACTTGACCAGTGGGAGCAAAATGCACGTTGTGCCTATGACCTTTTTGAAAAGGATGGAAACAAGGCCATAGTCATAGACGAACTAGCTTCG GAGCTTGGGCTTGGTCCATCTGTCCCTGTTCACGCTGTTCTCCATGATTGGATTCGGCACACTGATGGAAAATTAAGTTTCCTTGGATTTGTCAAACTGTTGCATGGCCCATCTAGAAGTCTTGCAAAAGGTCAATAG
- the LOC114421493 gene encoding CDPK-related kinase 5-like isoform X2, which translates to MGLCTSKPTLSSPQSATHSPVAPSQNDAVTLTHSAEPHSNGENQNPKEPENSGKRSPFFPFYSPSPGRYVFPVSPRRFFKRPFPPPSPAKHIKAALARRHGSVKPNEAAIPEAEAVAGLDKNFGFSKHFGNKYELGGEVGRGHFGYTCVAKVKKGELKGQQVAVKVIPKAKMTTAIAIEDVRREVKILRALTGHKNLVQFYDAYEDHDNVYIVMELCEGGELLDRILSRGGKYTEEDAKAVLRQILNVVAFCHLQGVVHRDLKPENFLFASKEDTSKLKAIDFGLSDFVKLDERLNDIVGSAYYVAPEVLHRAYSTEADVWSIGVIAYILLCGSRPFWARTESGIFRAVLKADPIFDEPPWPSLSDEATNFVKRLLNKDPRKRMSAAQALSHPWIRNKDVKVPLDILIFKLMKAYMRSSSLRKAALRALSKMLTVDELFYLREQFALLEPSKNGTISLENIKAVLMVNATDAMKESRIPDFLASLNALQYRRMDFDEFCAAALSVHQLETLDQWEQNARCAYDLFEKDGNKAIVIDELASELGLGPSVPVHAVLHDWIRHTDGKLSFLGFVKLLHGPSRSLAKGQ; encoded by the exons ATGGGTCTCTGCACTTCCAAACCCACTCTTTCCTCTCCTCAATCCGCCACACACTCCCCCGTGGCACCTTCTCAAAACGACGCCGTCACACTCACTCACAGTGCCGAACCTCACTCCAATGGCGAAAACCAAAACCCAAAGGAGCCTGAGAACAGCGGTAAGAGATCTCCGTTTTTCCCGTTCTACAGTCCGAGTCCGGGCCGCTACGTGTTCCCGGTCTCGCCGCGGCGCTTCTTCAAGCGCCCGTTTCCGCCGCCGTCGCCGGCCAAGCACATAAAGGCGGCGCTAGCGCGGCGGCACGGGTCGGTGAAGCCCAACGAGGCTGCCATACCGGAGGCCGAGGCGGTCGCCGGGCTCGACAAGAACTTCGGATTCTCCAAGCATTTCGGAAACAAATATGAACTTGGAGGTGAGGTTGGGAGAGGGCACTTTGGATACACTTGTGTTGCGAAGGTGAAGAAAGGGGAGCTGAAGGGACAACAAGTGGCCGTTAAAGTCATTCCAAAAGCCAAG ATGACCACTGCAATTGCCATCGAGGATGTGAGAAGGGAAGTAAAAATATTGAGAGCTTTGACTGGACACAAGAATCTAGTACAATTCTATGATGCATATGAAGACCATGATAATGTCTATATAGTAATGGA GTTGTGTGAAGGAGGAGAGTTGTTAGACAGAATATTATCaag AGGTGGGAAATACACAGAGGAAGATGCAAAAGCTGTCCTGAGACAAATACTGAATGTTGTTGCTTTTTGCCATTTACAGGGTGTTGTGCATCGTGATCTTAAACCTGAG AACTTCTTGTTTGCATCCAAGGAGGATACCTCAAAGCTGAAGGCCATAGACTTTGGGTTGTCAGATTTTGTTAAACTAG ATGAAAGACTTAATGATATTGTTGGCAGTGCATACTATGTGGCTCCCGAAGTTCTACATAGAGCTTACAGTACAGAGGCTGATGTCTGGAGCATTGGAGTGAttgcatatattttattatgtggTAGCCGTCCCTTTTGGGCCCGGACCGAATCTGGTATCTTTCGTGCGGTATTGAAAGCTGATCCAATTTTTGATGAACCTCCTTGGCCTTCTCTGTCAGATGAGGCAACCAATTTTGTTAAGCGATTACTAAATAAAGATCCACGGAAAAGAATGTCCGCAGCACAGGCATTAA GTCATCCATGGATTAGAAACAAGGATGTAAAAGTACCTCTGGATATTCTAATATTCAAGCTCATGAAGGCATATATGCGTTCCTCATCTCTACGAAAAGCAGCTTTAAGG GCTCTGTCTAAGATGTTAACTGTTGATGAGCTATTTTATTTGAGGGAGCAGTTTGCACTTTTAGAGCCAAGCAAAAATGGCACTATTAGCTTGGAAAATATCAAAGCG GTCTTGATGGTAAATGCAACAGATGCTATGAAGGAGTCACGCATACCTGACTTTTTGGCATCA CTTAATGCATTACAATATAGAAGGATGGATTTTGACGAGTTCTGTGCAGCTGCCCTTAGTGTTCATCAACTTGAAACACTTGACCAGTGGGAGCAAAATGCACGTTGTGCCTATGACCTTTTTGAAAAGGATGGAAACAAGGCCATAGTCATAGACGAACTAGCTTCG GAGCTTGGGCTTGGTCCATCTGTCCCTGTTCACGCTGTTCTCCATGATTGGATTCGGCACACTGATGGAAAATTAAGTTTCCTTGGATTTGTCAAACTGTTGCATGGCCCATCTAGAAGTCTTGCAAAAGGTCAATAG